CCAGGGTAGAAGATGGCGTCAAACTCGGAAGACTTGCCGAGGAACTCCTTGAGAGGGGTTGTCTGCTCCCAgacctgcttcttctcgttgaggAACTTTACTgactcctcatcctccttgaaCATCTGAACGGAGCCCTGGTCGAGAGGAGCTTCACCGCCAGCGGGAGAAGCAACGGTGATCTCAACGCCGGCGTTGACGAGGTCATAGTAGGGGTGAGCGAGCTCAGGCTGTTATGGTTAGTATGATGGAATTGCATGTAATGAAGATGGGACGTACCAAATACCAGCCGGTGGGGTTGCCATTGTTCATCTTGGACTGGCTGGTAAGAACGACGAGAACCTTGGGAGCCATTTTGAGTATATGTTGGTTGGGTATTTGTTATGTgtgtgtgagtgtgagtgagtgagtgttTTTTGAGTTGAAAGAGTATGATATGAGTATGAGTGAGATGTGCTATGAGGAATCATGACGCATCTCAAGGCTTTATATAAACTTCATCCCCCGCCTCCACGACTAGACCCTTGCCCAAAGTCGGAGCAACTCGAAACCGTTTATGCTTCCAAACATGACAAACTCTTCCGTTTGGGAGCTCTGAGACCTTCTGACGTCAGACTAACGGGCCTGCCCGTCCATTCTCGGCACTTAACCCCGTCTAGTACCGGTCATCGTGTGGGGCTCGCCGGGGTTGAAGACCTCGGTGCTGCCGAACTAGTTAGTTTCTTTTAGAGCATGAGCTGACGTTTGAGGACAattttttctcttctttccttctaCTATGGTGATCTTGTAGAATGATTGGATTGTGtaagagacgaagaagagtaaGAATCTCATGGAATATTGTCGGGTCCACATCGACTGCATTGATAAGCATGAATGTCGATAGCTTCGAGTGGATTCAAGTGTTTAAGTTAGACTGCATAGGATCAAGCGGGGCAGATGGGTGTTTTGACTACATGTCTTGAGAGGTACGCAACGGTGAGCGGACTTCAACAGCATGGTAAAGAATGTGTCAATTTGAATCATGTAAAGCTTCCTCCTCAATCCACCATTACATCCATCACTTCATCTCTACCAAAATCCCATCCGATTGTTTCCCCTGATCTTGCCACCTCCtttaccaccaccactgcctcCCTTTCCGTGGCCAGCTCTGCAAGGACTCTTGCACCGTCCTCTAAAGTCTGGCCCAACATTAAGACATGTATCGCAGCCGCACAGAAGTTCAATGTGATCTCCAACCTTTTGGTCAGGTTGGGCACAGAGACAAATGAACAGAGCGTTGTCGACCTTGCTTGCTGGTGACTGCCCGTTGCAAACTGCATTAGGGGTCTTGCAGTACGCAGAAGACAGTTGATCATCACTCCATGGCTTGTCTGAGGGTGGGATGTTAGTATTGTCTTTGACAGTGTAGTATAGATACATACCAGGCATCGCTTTGAGAACTTCAGCACAGTAGGTATATCCACACTCGCAGATTGGTCCTTCTGGGGTAGGTGCAGCGGTTGGGTCTGCGGGTGGAGGGGCCGGAGCTGGATcagctggaggagcaggTACCGGAGACGTAGGAGGAGTCGGCTGAGAAGAGGGAAGTGGAACTGGAGCTGGAGGTTCAGCTGGTGCAGATGATACTGGAGGAGCAGGGGCTGGATCAGAAGGGTCTTGTGGCTTTGCAAAGGCCAGGACGACCAGCccgagaagagaaagttGAAGCTTCATTGTAGCGAGtgtggttgattgatgatggttgtttctgtttcAACTGTTGGGTCGAGCTGATGTCTGGTCTTATATGGCCATTCATCATCTGTTCAGATCGTCTCTTCCACGTTACAACACTCGTTGTAAAGAGCCTGTTCAACTGCCACTCGGCAGTCATCTTCTCTTGAACTCATGCCAAGGTTCAAGACGTCCAGAGTGACATCGGCTGATGCTTGGCTGGTCAGCATCATGGCCGAGATATGTTATAATATTCGATGCTGTATCTCCGCGTGATTCTTACATGTCCTCTATCGTGTTCAGGTTGTAAACTAATTCGACATCAtgatgttgttctcggcatcggtTATACCGTGTCAACTACAAACACGCACTCCACACTGTaccccaccaccaccatccGAAAAGCTCAACATGCCCCTCCAAGCTACCCGTATCATCCATTTGCATCGTCAATTCAATTCACAGCTTCACCATGGCCGAAACCCAATATCCCAAAGGCGTTGTAAACGTCGGCACTCGCAAgtctcctcttgctcttgcccAAACCCAAATCGTCGTCGACGCTTTGAAGCAACGATTCCCCGATCATGATTTCCCTATCCACAGCATGACGACCACCGGCGATCGCGACCAGAACACAGCCCTTTACAACTTTGGCGGCAAGGGCTTGTGGACATCTCAGCTCGAGGAGAGACTCGTCAACAGGGAACTCGACATCGTCGTCCATTCGCTCAAGGATATGCCGACTGTTCTCCCCGAAGGTTGCGTCCTCGGATGTGTCACGTCCCGCGAGGACCCGAGAGATACACtggtgatcaagaaggaaTTGCAGGACAAGCACGGTTGGAAGACCCTTGCTGATCTGCCGGCTGGAAGTATCATCGGTACAAGCAGTGTACGCCGCATTGCGCAGCTGGTTCGACGCTACCCGACactcaagttcaaggaccaCCGAGGCAACATTCAGACTCGACTACGAAAGCTCGAGGAGGACCCCGACCTGACGGGAATTATCTTGGCAGCGGCAGGTCTGCAGCGAATGGACCTTGGTCACCATATCACACAATTCCTCGAGTCCGAAAACGGAGGTATCCTATACGCTGTTGGTCAGGGTGCGCTGGGAGTTGAATGCCGAGGTGATGACGAAAAGGTTCTCGGgtttctcaagaccatcgaAAACGAGCAAACAGCGCTGGCGTGTGAAGCAGAGCGAGCTCTCATGAGAGCGCTCGAAGGCGGTTGCAGTGTTCCCATTGGTGTCGAGACAAAGTGGATCGACGACAAGTTACGAATGAAGGCTACAGTTGTTTCCCTCCGAGGTGACGAGGGCGTCGATTGTGAGATAGCAGAAGCTATTAAGACGCACGACGAGGCGGATAAGTTTGGAAAAAAGGTGGCAGAGACGTTGGTGGAACAAGGAGCGCAAAAGATTTTGGATGCCATCAATGAGACCCGACAGGTGCCGGAGACAGTCAAATGAGTGATGATAGATCAGTAGATGGTCATGAATTAACCCAAATATACCCCGGTATGACAAGTCtatgttgtgctgtgctgtgcttctctttttttttcttccttggtgatTTGTTTTAATCGGCTCCAGCAAAAGTCTTGTAAGCCTCGGCATCCAATAGCTTCTCAAACTGCTTGGCGCCCTCCTCGTCAACCTCGACCTTTGCGATCCAGCCACCACCGGCGCTATCGTCCTCGGGAACCTTGTTAATCGTGGAGGGCTTCTCTTCGAGGTTATCGTTGACTTGGACAACACGCAAACGAACGGGAGCGTTGATGTCGCTGGCAGACTTGACTGACTCGACGGCGCCGACAGCGTCACCTTGCTCAACCCACTGACCGGCTTCGGGGAGCTCAACGTAGACTACATCACCGAGCTGCTCGGCAGCGTACTCTGAGATACCGACGAAACCGTGCTTCTTATCGGCGGAGAGATCGATCCATTCGTGGTCTTTTGTGTATTTGCGAGCGAGGCCTGGGTTGTTAGTTTGAAATTGAAGGTGAGAAGATTGATGATCTGCATACTCAATTTGGTGGAGGAGAAAGCTCGGATAGGGCGGGCAATGGGAGCGCGAGGAGCGATACCCCTTGTTAGAGGGGCGGCGAAGCGCAGAGAGCGAGCaattgaagccattgtgGTGGTCGATTGTGAGGTATGATGTAGTGATATCAGAGATTCAAGCTTTGTCCCGGTCGGCATGCGGAGATGGGCCGATGTGGGTTTCGGGGGTTAGTCAGCAAGCATCTCATGCATATACGTACTGACTGACCTGCAAATGCAACGAGAGCACCCAAGCCTAGGTGCATTGATGGAATGCAATCATTCGGCACTTTTACTCTATTAACACCGTTTGCCGAGGTATTCGTCAAGACATGAGGCTCGGATGAAACAGTGAGCCAATGAAACGAAACGATACCCCGGCGCTTGGAAGCGTGGGGTTATTGACAGCTGGATCAAGCAAGACGCTGGGTCTGTTTGGGATGGAATATCAAGGTTATGGACATGGCGTCTAATCATTGAAAGGTATTCGACAGAAGCTAAGTGATGGCTAATTCTTCATGTCTGTTTAATGATTGCAAAGTGATAGAGTATTGAGATAACTGAGCAGGCATACTTACCACCACAGTCACTGTTGCATAACAAACAAGACGGTTGCTATTTACTCCACCACAAATAGTTACGAGATTCTGCATGATGAGTTGGGCTTGATGCTGGGTTACACAACTTCTTTGCCGATACAAGTCGGAAATACAGGAACAATTAAGATCTAAAAGAACTTGTTTTTATTCAGCCAGCTATAGCTTGATTGTGTCGTCTCAACCAACCATTTGCTCTAAACGCGCCCTCCAACGCGTCCCCAAAGCTAAAAACACCACCACTCCACCATatccatatcaacaaacCCAACATTTCACGCATAAGCAGAGACTAGTTAGTCAAAGCTTATCATCCAGGAGAAAGAGGCACCATCACGTTTTTGTATTTGTATTGTTGTGCTGTAAATTAATTCTACCTCCCAACACGTTCATTTCCGTCAGTTGTACCAACAGCCGGTGCCTTGAAATTCCGTCCCGCTTTGTTTCGCTTGCACACCTTCCAGGGCATCATCTCTCCAAACGTCAGCGGACGGATAGTGACCCCCTCCCCTGCTGCTACAACCTTCTAGCCCacattgactttgacttgtttcgaccttgaccttgaccttgaccttgacattCATCTTGACTCGACACGACTCGACCTTACCAGAGATTCGCTCTTTTCCGACTACATGTTCAATACGTGCTGAATCTCTGTCTCATACCCTGCGCCTTGCTTGTCTCACCACTCCCTCGAGCTCAATCTAGGTgacttctgcttctgctccgTTCGACTCCACCACCTACAACAATTCAACTTGGCTACTATACTATCGTCGCGCGACCTTGTTCATTCTATGCTTGCAACTAGcttgatgccgttgatgagctgctgaccacctctttttttcttgtctttctcttctgGCGATTCATCCATCACGCTCTCTACCGACCTTGTCTCCACACTCCTTCGATAATCTCGTACCCAATCTCTAATAATCTCCTCCGACCACCTTCAAACTGGACGACTCAACCATCTCCGAGGCTACGGCCACCGTGTCCGACCCTACCTCTCCTccaaccgccatcatggagACGGAAATCCCCCCACACGAGGTCCCGCTGCCTATTCAGGCTCAAGATGACACCATGGGGGGCATCGAAGAATCTCCCCACCCCGGTTCAAGCAACggcttccatcatcaacagagCACATCCTTTGATCAGGGACTTGCCAGTCCCCAACGAGACGACCCTTCATCCAGATACACACCTCCTGTGCAGCCTGCGCCTCCACTCTCCCGTCCAGCAAGTGGCCTGTCCAACCCCGCACATCAGGCATACAACGACTACCGGCAAGGCGCGGGCGAACCTTCATCCAACGGTCGTAACCATGTCGTGATCAAGGTCGGCATGGTGGGAGATGCTCAAATCGGAAAGACTTCTCTGATGGTCAAATACGTCGAGGGAAGCTGGGACGAGGACTACATCCAAACCCTAGGCGTCAACTTTATGGAAAAGACAATCTCTATCCGCAACACGGAAATTACCTTTTCGATCTGGGATCTCGGCGGTCAAAGAGAGTTTGTCAACATGTTGCCGCTCGTGTGTAACGACGCTGTCGCCATTCTCTTCATGTTTGATCTCACGCGCAAGAGTACGTTGAACAGTATCAAGGAGTGGTAtcgacaaggacgagggtTCAACAAAACGGCCATCCCTATTCTTGTGGGTACCAAGTATGACCACTTTGTCAACTTTCcccctcaagaccaagaagagatcTCAAATCAGGTATGCCAGTTCAGTCACATCCAGTCTTGACACAACTAACAAACCACAGGCGAGACGATTTGCCAAAGCCATGAGGGCTGCATTAATCTTTTCAAGTACAAGTCATAGCATCAACGTGCAGAAGGCGTGTCCAAAAGTCCCACCTGACATCAACCCCTGACTAACAAGTCCTCcagatcttcaagattgTTCTATCAAAGGCATTCGACCTAAAGTGTACCATTCCCGAAATCGAAAACGTTGGCGAGCCTCTCCTGTTATATCAGTCTGTATAATCGACACGGCCATTTACGAGCTTTACATGTTGAACCTGACAACATGATGACCTACATATGCGATACAGTATCGCAAGGCGCACAGCGTCGAAGCAAATCGCCTTGAAGCGCTTTGCAatttttcctttgtcattACATACATAACATACAACTGGATCGTCTCCTGTTTCTTTTCACACAAACTTGACTTTATTACGGGATTCATGGGAAGAGGTCAGGATCACCTCTGGGAAATAGATAAACATGGGTATTGGCGCAGGGCCGCATGTTAATGTGGCCAGCTTCACCGAGGTGGTCACGGGCGGACTATTGAGGTATTTCAGACAAGATACAATCGACTGTTAATCGTATTGGTTTGTGGGTGTATATGCTAGATGTAGATTGACGACGAATGGCAGATCGTGTAAGCTTTGAACAAATTTCGTTTATTATCCCGAGTTCTGCTCGTTAATCGAAGAGTTTTTCGACTTGGTTGAATCCTTGAATGAGTTCTGCCCGTAATTGTCTGATGGACTTGCGTGGTGTTTGCGAATTGCGAGTACTATCCTCGTTGGTTGTTTTTGAAGGTGTGATCAATCTTCTTTCACTCAAAGGAAATGAAGGATGATCGTACAATTGTTTGTGTGGTGGTGCATTCTCCTTTGAGTAGAcctcctctccatccttgTGTATGCGCACCACTTCAACCAGCATTCCACGTTGAAGTTCTTTCCCGTCGTTGGAGACGGGTTTGCGCCAAGGTAGACAGCGGAGCATTTTGGTGTGGTTTGCGAGAGGATGTCCAACAAGCACAGGCTTTGTTTCGTTGTTATTATTGCTCATCACGAAAGgagcttgttttctttgtcgcGTTCATTGTTGTCGTTTGTGATATTGCCAACTTCGGTAATCGTGAGGTGTATCCATAACCCAATAAGCTGGTGTCTCAACCCAAGAAGTCTATTCAGTAAACCCTGGTTTGGGCGGAAATTGCTGACATAGAGTTCTGGGGGATGGCGTTTATAAAGACATACGTATGTTAAAAGTGAGGCCTTACAGCCCTGTCAGTTTTGGTGGATCACCACTGTCCTGGAAATAAGTCGTGGTGGATTAGCTGCATATGACAGGTTACGTCGCGTTTTAGGATTTCCTTTTTAAATTCAATGTTTCAATTTGCATGTCTATGCTATTAACTTTCGCATGACTGCGTCTGAATGGATGCAGGGCTTGAAATTACTGGCTTATACCAAAGAAGCTTTACGATCCGTAGTTACTTCACTGGGAGGTCATACATAGTAGGTACGTTGAATCAGAAGTCGGGCAAAAATGTAAGTCTATTCAGTCTAGTATACTAAACGACCAGCGTTCAACAGTCCATCGAATCTAGTAAACGCCCTGCTCGACATCACCAGAGGTCTTTTTGGCCTTTTCCCTACGAACTGTGACAGTCCTCGCAGTGACGTACCACACAAGTGGAGCGAGGAAAAGCGCAGAAATACCACAGACAATGGCAATAGTCACAGCCTTGTCTGTCATGGACTGCTCTGGGGGCCCATCGCGACGGACGATAGGCCATGCGAAGGGTGAGAAGGGGAGATAAGTACGGTTACTCATTGTTGCGGTGGTAAAGAGATCTGTGGTAGTGAGATTCTGAAATGAGTTTGCTGTGATTTAGTATGATAGCAGCGGTGATGGGAGGATTTATAAAGCAGAGACATCTTGAGTATTTGCTTGTTTGGTATGATCGGCTGCTTTGTTATTAGGTATTTcttgtgttgtctttgatagAGATGTGAACATCGGTAAGCAAGCAGTGAAGAAAGCTGAACAATGGCTTGGACAGATTGAACAAGTGACTCTGTTCGGTTGAAAGGTcggtcaagacaagaaagagcCTTTGCTGGGCCAAACAGCATTTGACTAAAGCCATTTTTACATTCTAGTTGAGCGTCTTGTTAGCAATACAATACATTTGAAAGACGTTCTATCCACACAGAAAGAAAGTTAGCGATGGACAAGTGCTTATATCTCCCAACCTCCTGCGGAAGGCTCGGATACCTGTGGATCCCCTCCATCAGCAACTCTCTTGGGAGTGGTTGTTCCCTTGCCACCATTTCCAAATCAAGAGCATTGTTTCTTGGGAATCTGCATCTCGCCGTCCATTTCCCCACAGACCTATTTCTACGGGCCGCATCTTTGGATCTTGTTCCTGAAGATCTGGTGGAGCTACAGGGGGGCCGTGATGACTTCTCTTTGTGCTTATGACAACCTCACTTTGCTAGTGACAACCGTGTGGGTACACTACATGCGACAACTTCACCAACGCGATAGC
This is a stretch of genomic DNA from Fusarium graminearum PH-1 chromosome 4, whole genome shotgun sequence. It encodes these proteins:
- a CDS encoding porphobilinogen deaminase, with amino-acid sequence MAETQYPKGVVNVGTRKSPLALAQTQIVVDALKQRFPDHDFPIHSMTTTGDRDQNTALYNFGGKGLWTSQLEERLVNRELDIVVHSLKDMPTVLPEGCVLGCVTSREDPRDTLVIKKELQDKHGWKTLADLPAGSIIGTSSVRRIAQLVRRYPTLKFKDHRGNIQTRLRKLEEDPDLTGIILAAAGLQRMDLGHHITQFLESENGGILYAVGQGALGVECRGDDEKVLGFLKTIENEQTALACEAERALMRALEGGCSVPIGVETKWIDDKLRMKATVVSLRGDEGVDCEIAEAIKTHDEADKFGKKVAETLVEQGAQKILDAINETRQVPETVK
- a CDS encoding glycine cleavage system H protein is translated as MASIARSLRFAAPLTRGIAPRAPIARPIRAFSSTKLSLARKYTKDHEWIDLSADKKHGFVGISEYAAEQLGDVVYVELPEAGQWVEQGDAVGAVESVKSASDINAPVRLRVVQVNDNLEEKPSTINKVPEDDSAGGGWIAKVEVDEEGAKQFEKLLDAEAYKTFAGAD
- a CDS encoding septum-promoting GTP-binding protein 1, producing METEIPPHEVPLPIQAQDDTMGGIEESPHPGSSNGFHHQQSTSFDQGLASPQRDDPSSRYTPPVQPAPPLSRPASGLSNPAHQAYNDYRQGAGEPSSNGRNHVVIKVGMVGDAQIGKTSLMVKYVEGSWDEDYIQTLGVNFMEKTISIRNTEITFSIWDLGGQREFVNMLPLVCNDAVAILFMFDLTRKSTLNSIKEWYRQGRGFNKTAIPILVGTKYDHFVNFPPQDQEEISNQARRFAKAMRAALIFSSTSHSINVQKACPKVPPDINP